Part of the Chlamydia muridarum str. Nigg genome is shown below.
CATTATAGCGGATATGATGTATGTGGCTATGAGTTATGATCATCGGATTATAGATGGAAAAGAGGCCGTAGGGTTCCTTGTCAACGTTAAGGAATTATTGGAGCAGCCGGAGCTTTTATTGACTATCTAGTCTAGAAGAATATCTGAATCAAAGGGATAAGGCTATCTAAGAAGAAGCAATACTGCAGTAACATTGTTCGCGCGAGGACGAATTGCTGCAGGATCATTTTGATGGCGAGATCGCCAACTTCTAAAAGAGAAAAAAGTATCGGCTTCAGAACAAGTGCAACGTTCTGAGATAAAGATATTTTTTTTCAATAAACCTTCTGAAAGTAGTTGGTTTCTTGCCACAGCTCGGAAATCTAGGTGATTTTCTTTAGGCATTAAAGGGAAAAAACTAGAGGGGAAGAGTTTTCGGTAATCAGGATAGATAGCCATATCGGGGCCCAAAGATGGGGATATAGCTACCACAAGATCCTGAGGACGACTGTGAAACTTCTTTTTAAGAAGACGAACTGTAACAGCATAGATATTGCCGACAAGACCTCTCCACCCCGCATGTACATTTGCAATCACATGGTTTTGGGGGTCATAGAAAATAGCTGCCTGACAGTCGGCATGATAAATATGTAGAGAGAGTAAAGGGGTAGATGTAAATAACCCGTCAGCAGGACATCGCTTTGGCGTTTTATGAGTGACGTAGCGTAGACTTGTTCCGTGCACTTGATGCGCATTGAAAAAATCCGATCCTCCTAAGGAAAGGGAGATTTGCGCATCAGAAGCTTGACTAGCATTTTCTTTATCATTTTGTTTTGGGAAAATTCCATGACGGATAGGGAAGTGTTCCAGCTCGGGGAAAGTTTGCTTATGTAAAGCTTCAGAAGGAGAGGTCATTGGTTATCCTATTCAGGTTCTTTCCATACACCATGTTCTTTTAGCAATTGGATTAATTCTTCTTCAGCATTTTCCATAGGAACATAGGATTTGACGCATTTATGTTTGACGTATAGATCGATCATTCCAGGTTTAGAGCCTACATAGCCAAAATCTGCGTCAGCCATTTCTCCCGGTCCATTAACGATACAACCCATGACAGCAATTTTTAATCCTCCAGGAAGATGCTTGGTTCTTTCTTTAATACGTTGGGAAACCTCAGGAAGGTCAAAGAGTGTCCGACCACATCCAGGACAGGAGATGTATTCTACCGTTGTCGATCGAATGTTTGCGCTTTGTAAAATCGAAAATCCTAAAGTTCTAGCGAGTTTTAAATCAGAAAAATTGAATAGTACGCAGGATCCTAAACCATCTAGAAGTAGGGCTCCTAAACGAATCGACAAATCTATTGCTGCAGAGTTCTTAGAAAGATTAGCCTTTAGAGAAAAGCTCAAACAAACAGGTTGAGAGTAGTTTTGTCGCAAAGCAAAAAAGCGACGGGCTTGATAGATACTTTCTACTTCAAAATACACAAATGGAGTGGCAAGGGTTTTGTCGGATAGCCAAAGTTCCTCATTCATTTCATTAAGAATAGGAGCATCCTCCTTATAAAAGATACGAAGGTGTTTCTCTATTTCGGAAACGATAGCAGAAGAACGCATGGATTTTGGAATGACCACGCCGTCAGGTGATGTAA
Proteins encoded:
- the pgeF gene encoding peptidoglycan editing factor PgeF, with the protein product MTSPSEALHKQTFPELEHFPIRHGIFPKQNDKENASQASDAQISLSLGGSDFFNAHQVHGTSLRYVTHKTPKRCPADGLFTSTPLLSLHIYHADCQAAIFYDPQNHVIANVHAGWRGLVGNIYAVTVRLLKKKFHSRPQDLVVAISPSLGPDMAIYPDYRKLFPSSFFPLMPKENHLDFRAVARNQLLSEGLLKKNIFISERCTCSEADTFFSFRSWRSRHQNDPAAIRPRANNVTAVLLLLR